GACGAAATCGAGGTAGCTGGTGATGTCGGTCATCATTTCCACGCCGGCCGGGGTGGCGGCAGCGAAGAACTTGAAGATCAGCGGGAACACCAGGAAGTAGGCGAAGGCCATGCCGACGTAGAACAGCAGGATGCTCGACACCAGCAAGGGCACGGCAATGCGTTTCTCGTGCTTGTACAGACCGGGTGCGATAAAGCCCCAGATCTGGTGCAGGATCACCGGAATGGCCAGGAACAGCGAGACCATCATGGTCAGCTTCAGCGGCGTCAGGAACGGCGAGGCGACGTCGGTGGCGATCATCGTCGCGCCGACCGGCAGGTACTGGCGCAGTGGCGTGGAGACGATGGTGTAGATCTGCTGGGTGAAGGCGAACAACCCGGCGAAGATGATGAAGATCGCCGCTACGCAGCGCAGCAGGCGGGTACGCAGCTCGGTGAGGTGCGACACCAGCGGCATGTGTTGGTCGTTCTCTGGGATATCGCTCATGGTGCTCGCGGCGGCAAGGTGGAGTCGTGGGTGGCCGTGGTGGCGGGTGTTGCCACCGGGGCCGCTGGCTCTGCGGTCGGTGCCGATGTCGGTGTCGCGGGGGCGGGCACCTCGCTGGCTGGCGAGGCTTCGGCCTGCGGCGCGGTGCCTGGCGCGTGGATCGTCTGCTCGGCCACCGGTTCCACCGGAGTCGGTTGCTGCTGGGTCGGGGCGAGGATCTTCCGCGCCTCCTGTTCCAGGGACAGAATGTGCTCGTTGTGCAGTTGCCGACGAATTTCATCGGCCCCGATTTCACGTTCAACTTCCTGTTTTATCGCGTTGAAGCTGCGCTTGAGGCGCCCGACCCACAGGCCGGCGGTGCGCGCAGCGCCGGGCAGGCGCTCGGGGCCGAGCACCAGCAGGGCCACCAGGCCCACCAGCAGCAGTTCAGAGAAGCTGATACCAAACATTAGTCAGTGCTCACGAGTCTTTGCGGGTCGGCTCTTCGACTTTCTGGGCCTGCACGTCGATGGTGTGCGGCTGGTTCAGCGGTGCGCTTTGCTGGGGCTGAACCGGTGGCACCGGTTGGGCCGCTGGAGGAACCACTGGCTCGGCCGGTTTTTCGTCGTCGTTCATGGCCTTGCGGAAGCCCTTGATCGACTCGCCGACGTCGGTGCCCAGGTTCTTGAGTTTCTTGGTGCCGAATACCAGTACCACGACCACCAGGATGACGATCCAGTGTTTCCAGTCAAAAATGCCCATGCTGCGTTTCCTCTTAGAAAGTTGTTCAGGCGGACGGGCGCGAGGCTTTCTCGGCGTGTCCGGACAGACCGAAGCGGCGGTCCAGCTCATCGAGCACGGCCTGGGGATGCTGCCCCAGCTGCGCCAGCATGACCATGGTGTGGAACCACAGGTCCGCGGTTTCGTAGATCAGGTCGCTGCAGTCGCCGCTGATGGCGGCGTCCTTGGCGGCGATGATGGTTTCCACCGACTCTTCGCCGACCTTTTCCAGGATCTTGTTCAGGCCCTTGTGATACAGGCTGGCGACGTAGGAGCTGTCGGCTGCGGCGTCTTTGCGCTCTTCCAGCACCTGGGCCAGACGGGTGAGGGTATCGCTCATGTCAGTGTCCTGCAGAATAAATCGCGTGCGGGTCCTTGAGGACCGGTTCGACGGTTTTCCACTCGCCGTCTTCGTAGACGCGGTAGAAACAGCTGTGGCGGCCGGTGTGACAGGCGATGTCGCCGATCTGCTCGACCATCAGGATGATCACGTCGGCGTCGCAGTCCAGGCGCATTTCATGCAGTTTCTGCACGTGCCCGGACTCTTCGCCCTTGCGCCATAGCTTGCCACGGGAACGTGACCAATAGATGGCGCGGTGCTCGGCGGCGGTCAGGCTCAGGGCCTCGCGGTTCATCCAGGCCATCATCAGCACGCGCCCGGTCTTGTGGTCCTGGGCGATGGCCGGCACCAGGCCGTCTGCGTCCCATTTGATCTGGTCCAGCCAATCTTTCATGTTCGACTCCGACAACCGGGCGCAACCCGCTGGTGGCGCCTCGGCGATTGCGACAGTTTGCCAGCAGGTCGCGCCACTGGCTATCGGCGCACGATCAGATACAGACCCACTGCGATCATCACGCCGGCCGGCCAGTGCCCCAGTTCCTGCAGCGGGCCGCCGGCGGCCAGAACGGCGCCGCCGCCCAGATGGGCAGTGCCCAGCAAGCGCAGGAACCAGTCGTCCTTGCGTCGGTGCCAGGGGGCCGGCGGATCGGCGGCGTGGGGCTGCGACATGCGTTCCAGCAGGTCGCGGGTCATGTTGGCCAGATGCGGCAGTTGCTCGATCTGGCTGTGGATATTGCCGAGCACGGCCTTGGGGCTGACCCGCTCGCGCATCCAGCGTTCGAGGAAGGGTTGCGCGGTGTTCCACAGGTCCAGGTCCGGGTACAGCTGGCGGCCCAGGCCTTCGATATTGAGCAGGGTCTTCTGCAGCAGCACCAGTTGTGGCTGCACTTCCATGTTGAAGCGCCGGGCGGTCTGGAACAGGCGCATCAGCACCTGACCGAAGGAAATATCCTTCAGCGGCTTTTCGAAGATCGGCTCGCACACGGTGCGGATCGCCGCCTCGAATTCGTTGAGCTTGGTTTCTGCCGGGACCCAGCCGGAGTCGATGTGCAACTGGGCCACGCGACGGTAGTCGCGCTTGAAGAAGGCGAACAGGTTGCGTGCCAGGTAGTCCTGGTCTTCCGGGGTCAGGCTGCCGACGATGCCGCAGTCGATGGCGATGTACTGCGGGCTCCAGGGCTGCACGGTGCTGACGAAGATGTTGCCCGGGTGCATGTCGGCGTGGAAGAAACTGTCGCGGAACACCTGGGTGAAAAAGATCTCCACGCCGCGCTCGGCAAGCATCTTCATGTCGGTACGCTGGTCGGCCAGGGTCGCCAGGTCGGTCACCTGAATGCCGTAGATGCGCTCCATCACCAGCACTTTAGGCCGGCACCAGTCCCAGTAGACCTGGGGCACATACAGCAGCGGCGAGCCTTCGAAGTTGCGCTTGAGCTGGCTGGCGTTGGCCGCCTCGCGCAGCAGGTCGAGCTCGTCGTAGATGGTTTTCTCGTAGTCGCTGACCACGTCCACCGGATGCAGCAGGCGCGCGTCGGCGGAGAGCTTTTCCGCGGCGCGGGCGAGGATGAACAGCCATGCCAGGTCCTGGGCGATGATCGGCTTGAGCCCGGGGCGAATCACCTTGACCACCACTTCTTCACCGGTCTTGAGCTTGGCGGCGTGAACCTGGGCCACCGAGGCCGAGGCCAGGGGTTCGATGTCGAAGCGGCTGAACACGTCGCTGATCTTCTTGCCCAGTTGCTCCTCGATCAGGGCCACGGACTTTTGCGAGTCGAAGGGCGGCACCCGATCCTGCAGCAGCATCAGCTCGTCGGCGATGTCTTCCGGCAGCAGGTCACGGCGGGTGGAGAGGATCTGCCCGAACTTGATGAAGATCGGGCCCAGGTCCTGCAGCGCCAGGCGCAGGCGGGCTCCGCGGCTCAGGTCCAGCGGTTTGCGCGGGAACCAGCGCCAGGGCAGGGCAAAGCGCAGGGCCAGGAGAAACCAGGGCAGGGGCAGGGCGAACAGCAGGTCATCGAGGCGGTAGCGGATCACGACGCGCTGGATGCGCAACAGACGGCGGACGGCAAGCAGCTTCATGCGTTATCGCTTGGGTCAAGGGAGCGGGAAAGGCGCTCGAAGCGCGCCTCGAGACGTTCCAGGTCGAGTTTGGCCTGATCCAGCTCGCGAAAGCGCGCTTCGGCTTCGCGCTGACCCACCAGGGTCCGCGACTCTTCGGCAAGGAATTCGGCAAGGTTCTGATTCAGGCTGGCAAAGCCCTGTTGATACCAGCGTGCACGGCTGCGCACATGGCCACTGAACAGCTGGGTGGCCACCGGCCCCAGCCAGCGCGACAGTTCGTATTCCCAGTCCAGCTCCAGATCCTGGAGGATGGCTGCCAGGTCCAGCAGCACGCCGCTGTCGCCTTCCAGCTCCACGTCCGGCGCGTGCAGAACAGCGGTCTTGTCCTTGCTCAGGGCCAGGCGTACCAGGCTCGATGCCGGCGCGCGGAGGATGCAGTCAGGGTCGGCGGCCCACTGGCTGGCCAGTATCAGGCCTTCATCGCTGGGCAGGATGAACAGCTGCAATGCCGGGCTGCGGCAGTCGACGGCGATCACCTTGCCATTGAGGTGCTGCAGGCGCGGAAGGGCCGTGCTGTCCAGACGCAGCACCCGGTTGATGCCGGTCTCGACGCTGGCGAGCAGGCCGCTGAGCAACATCAGGGCTTGATGCCGCGGTGCAGGGCGACGATGCCTGCGGTCATGTTGTGATAGGTCACGCGGTCGAAACCGGCCTCGACCATCATCGACTTCAGGGTTTCCTGGTTGGGGTGCATGCGGATCGATTCGGCCAGGTAGCGGTAGCTTTCCGAATCGTTGGTGATCAGCTTGCCGGCCAGGGGCATGAAGGCGAACGAATAGGCGTCGTAGACCTTGGACATCAGGGCGTTGGTCGGCTTGGAGAATTCCAGCACCAAGAGGCGGCCACCGGGCTTGAGCACCCGCAGCATGGAGCGCAGGGCATCTTCTTTGTGGGTGACGTTGCGCAAGCCGAAGGCGATGGTCACGCAGTCGAAATGGTTGTCCGGGAACGGCAGTTTTTCCGCATCGGCCTGGACGAATTCGACGTTGCCAGCCACACCCAGGTCCAGCAGGCGGTCACGGCCGACCTTGAGCATGGATTCGTTGATGTCCGCCAGCACCACTTGGCCGGTAGGCCCCACCAGGTGCGAAAAGCGCTTGGTCAGATCGCCCGTGCCACCGGCGATATCCAGCACGCGGTTGCCGGCGCGCACGCCGGAGAGCTCGATGGTGAAGCGTTTCCACAAACGGTGCATGCCGCCCGACAGTACGTCGTTCATCAGGTCGTACTTGGCCGCTACCGAGTGGAACACCTCTGCGACTTTTTCCGCTTTCTGGCTTTCAGGAACGTTCTTGAAGCCGAAGTGCGTGGTGGGTTCGGCATCGCTGCCTTTGCGCTGATCAGTCATATCGCTGTCACCAAAAGAGAATGCGCGACATTCTAATCCCGGTGGCGGCCTTTGTCTTGGCAAGGCTGAATGTAAGATAGCGAACCGCCGGGACGTTTTGACGCACACAGGGTCAAGATGCTTCAGGCAAGTCCGCAAACAGCAGGAGTCCTTCGATGGCCCGTATTAGTGTTGAACGCGCCCATGGCCTGGGTAAGCAGGTAGCCCGTGAAAAGGCCGACAAACTGGCGCAGAAACTCGCCGATCAATATGGCCTGGAGCCGCAATGGGCGGGGGATACGCTGAACCTCAAGCGCTCCGGGGTCAAAGGCGCTGTGCATGTGGGTGAGGCGTCGATCCGGATCGATTTGGAACTGGGTCTGTTGATGTCGGCCATGAGCGGCACCATCAAGTCCGAAATTGAAAAAGCCCTGGACAAGGCCCTGGCCTGAGCCCCGATCCCCAGGCGCCGGCTTGCAGGCAAATCGCAGGCACTGCGACGGCGCCACGCTCAAGAGCCTCGCCGGCGAGCCGGCCCCTACATCAATTGATGACATTCGTTAGGGTGCCGATTCTAATTTTTCTCTCTAGGTTGTGCCTCAGGTCCTCGTTCCGAGGACAGTTCCTCAAACCTTCCGCGCGTGAGGTGCACCATGGCCAAAGTGATTCTGAAGAAAAAAGTTGATGTTCAATCGACTGCTCTGAGCGAAGTCAAATCCTATGCCCGCAAGATCTGGCTGGCTGGCCTGGGTGCCTACGCCAAAGTCGGTCACGAGGGCAGCGAATACTTCCAGGAGTTGATCAAGGCCGGTCAATCCGTTGAAAAGAAAGGCAAAAAAGTTGTCACTGAACAACTTGAAGCGGCCAATAGTCAGATAGACAGCGTTAAAGGGGATGTCAGTACTCTTAAAGGCAAAGTCGAAGTGCAACTGGACAAGGTCGAAAAGGCCTTTGACACGCGCGTCGCCAGTGCCTTGAATCGCATCGGCATTCCGTCTAAACATGACGTCGAGACACTCTCTGCTAAGCTCGATGAGCTGACGGCGTTGCTCGAACGTGTCGCGCGTAAACATTAAGGAGAACGGGATGGCTGGTAAAAAGAATACTGAAAAAGAAGGCAGCTCGTGGATCGGGAAAGTCGAAGAGTACTCCCGTAAAATTTGGCTTGCTGGTTTAGGCGTGTACTCGAAAATCGATTCTGACGGCAGCAAGCTTTTCGAGACATTGGTCAAAGATGGTGAGAAAGCCGAGAAACTGACCAAGAGTGTAGTCGGCAAGAAAGTTGATGCCGCCAAAGACTCCGCCAGTTCGGCCAAGTCGCGCATCAGCGACGTCAAGGACCGCGCCCTGGGCAAGTGGGACGAACTGGAAGGCGCTTTCGACAAGCGTTTGAACAGTGCCATCTCGCGCCTGGGCGTACCGAGCCGCAATGAGGTGAAAGCGCTGCATGACAAGGTCGATACCCTGACCAAGCAGATTGAAAAACTCACAGGTGCCAAGGTTGCGCCGGTTGCGGCCAAAACCGCCGCTGCCAAGCCTGCGGCTAAACCTGCAGCCAAGCCTCTGGCCAAACCGGCGGCCAAAGCTGCAGCTAAACCCGCCGCCAAGCCCGCCGCGAAAACCGCTGCCGCCAAGCCGGCTGCCAAACCCGCTGCCAAGCCGGTTGCAGCAAAACCTGCGGCCAAGCCCGCCGCCAAGCCAGCGGTGAAAGCCGCCGCCAAACCCGCGGCCAAGCCGGCGGTGGCGAAAAAGCCTGCCGCCAAGAAGCCTGCCGCCAAGCCCGCGGTAGCGGCCAAGCCTGCAGCGCCAGCGCCGACGGCTTCGGCCAGTTCGGCAAACTCCGCCGCAGCCCCCAGCCCGGCGGTAGCGCCAACTGCTGCGCCAGCTCCAGCGACGCCAAGCAGCCAGTCCTGATTGCATCGGGCTCAAAGAACGCCCGGTCTGTAAAGGCCGGGCGTTTTTTATTGGGCCGCGTTCGGTACTCGCCAGGCCCGCCTATTCCTGTTCTTCCAGGTAGCGCAACGCCATCTGCTCGGTGGCCAGCTTCGCCGGCGGCAACAGGTGCGGTGCCACCAGCATCATGATCTGGTAGACCACCAGGCGCACTTCCCCCTCGCGATCAAGGATCCGCTGGTAATCCAGGGAGAACAGCAGGGTCAGGGTGATCTGCTCCACCAGTTGGCCCAAGGCCTGGGTCCCGCTGACCAGCTGTCCACGGGTCTTGAGTCGGGCCAGCAGCGAGGCCAGGGTCCGCTTGAGGGCGTTGAGCAGGTTGCGAATGCCCTTGGCCAGTTTCGGCAAGCGTCCCGCCAGGTTGGACAGATCCTGGAACAGGAAGCGGTAGTGGGCCAGGCGTTCGACAATCAGGTGCAGGAACAGCCAGTAGTCCTCCGGTGCCAGCCGGGCATCGGACGGTGGATCCAGCAGCGGTGTCAGCTCGTTCTGGAAACGTTCGAACAGGCCGAGCACCAGGGGCTCCTTGCCATGGAAGTGGTAGTAGAGGTTGCCGGGGCTGATGCCCATCTCATTGGCCACCTCCATGGTGGAGACATTGGGCTCGCCCTTCTGGTTGAACAGTTGCAGGGCACATTCGAGTATCCGGTCGCGGGTCTTCATCCTGACTTCTTGTCGGTCCATTGGCGGGCACGACTCCAGCATGGAGTCGTGGAGCAAAGTGTTTTCAGCGCACGCGCACGTAGGTGCCCGGAGCATCCTCCATGGGTGGATAGTTCTGATTGCCGAGGGTGGTCAGGGTTTCCCGCTGCGCTCCTGAGCGCTCCTGGACCCAGCTCAGCCACTGGCCCCACCAACTGCCGTCGACATGCTTGGCGTCGTAATACCAGGCTCGCGGATCGCTGCTGAGCTTGTGGTTTTCCACGTAGTTGGCCTTGGGGTTGCTCGGCGGATTGAGAATGCTCTGCACATGCCCGCTGTTGGACAGCACGAAGCGCCGCTCTCCGCCCAGCAGCAGGGTCGAGCGATACACCGCATCCCAGGGGGTGATGTGATCGTTGATGCCGGCCACGCTGAAGCTGTCCACCGTGACCTTCTGCAGATCGATCGGGGTGCCGCAGACTTCGAGTCCGCCTTCGTGGCTCAGCGGGTTGTGCTTGAAAAAGTCCAGCAGGTCGCCGTGCAAGGCGGCGGGCAGGCGGGTGCTGTCGTTGTTCCAGTAGAGAATGTCGAAGACTGGCGGCTCCTTGCCCAGCAGGTAGTTGTTGACCCAGTAGTTCCAGATCAGGTCGTTGGGACGCATCCAGGCAAACACCTTGGCCATGTCGCGGCCATCGAGCACCCCTTGCTGGTAGGAGCGACGCTTGGCCGCTTCCAGGGTTTTCTCATCGGCAAACAAGGTGGCCGGGCTGTCCAGCTGGCTGTCCAGCAGACTCACCAGGTAAGTGGCGCTGGCCACCCGGCGCAGCTGGCGCTTGGCCTGCAGGTGACCTTGCAGGGCGGCGATGGTCAGGCCGCCGGCGCAGGCACCTACCAGGTTGACTTCCCGACTGCCGGTGATGGCCCGGGCGACATTCAGTGCCTCTTCGGTAGCCTCTACGTAGCTCGACAGGCCCCACTCGCGATGGCGCACGTCCGGGTTGCGCCAGCTGATCATGAATACCTGCAGGCCGTTCTTCAGGGCGTACTGGACGAAGCTGTTGTGCGGGCTGAGGTCGAAGATGTAGTACTTGTTGATTTGCGGCGGCACGATCAGCAACGGCTTGGCGTACTGTTTTTCGCTCATGGGGCTGTACTGGATCAGTTCCAGCAGCTCGTTGCGAAACACCACCGAGCCTGGGGTCACGGCCAGGTTCTTGCCGATCTCGAAGGCGTGCTTGGTCACCTGGCTGGGCAGTCCGTTGTTGTGCAACAGGTCGTCCAGCAGGTTGCTGATGCCGCGCACCACGCTGTTGCCGCCGGTGTTGAAGATTTCCTTGAGGGCCAGGGGATTGAGCAGGGTGTTGGAGGGCGACACCGCGTCGTTGAGCAGGGAGAAGGCGAAGTGCGCCCGGGCCCGATCGTCCTCGTTCATGCCGCTGTCGTCGATCCAGTGCCGAACCTGCTTCTGCCAGCTGAGGTAGGCCTGCAAGCCTCGTTTGTAAAAGGGATTGAGGGTCCAGGCCGGGTCGGCGAAGCGGTTGTCCTTGGGGTTGGGTTTATGCAGGGTTTCCCCCAGCAGCACACGTCCCAGCTGGCCACCCAGGGCCAGGGTGTGGCGGGCGCTGTGCAACGGGTTGCGCAAACTGTGGGCCGCAATGCTGCGCAGTGTCGAGAGCAGATCCCGGCCGCGCAGACCGGTGATCGCGCTCTGTGCGTTGATGTAGGCCGCAGGGGCCGGAAGCGAACCCTGTGCAGGCTTGTCTTGCATGAGTCAACACTCCTTCGTCAAACCACTAACAAGCAGACCAATCCAAGACAGACAACATAGTCGCTCCTGGCCTTTCTTGCGCGCGACGATCCTGTCGGCAGCGTTGTTTTATTTCGTTGGGTGCGATGGCAGTGGATGCGGGTGCATCACGGCGCGTTGTCGCTCTTCCTGGAGGAATTTCATGATGATCGGGGCGACGGCCTCGGCCCGGGTGATCAGGAACAGGTGACCGTCGTCGATGATGTGCAGCTGCGCGTTGGGAATCCGCCAGGCCAGCATGCGCATGTTGATCAGGGGGATCAGCGGGTCATCGTCGCCGGCCAGCACCAGGGTCGGCTGGTGGATCTTGTGCAGCCAGTGGATGCTGGTCCAGCCCACTCCGGCGAACAGTTGCCAGTAGTAGCCCAGCTTGCCGGCCGAGCGGACCTTGGCTGCGTGTTCGGCGGCCAGGTTCGGATCGCGCCGGAAGGCACCGCCATAGATCAGCGGCGCGATGCGCATCACATGGGAAGGCTGCACGTAGCGCCGTGGACTGGCCATCATCCACAGCACCTTGGGCTTGCCGGGGACCATGAAGGCGCCGGCGGCGGTGGCCGCCAGTACCAGTTTCTTGCAGCGTTCGGGGTAGTCGTAGGCGAACTGCTGGGCCAGGGCTCCGCCCCAGGACACGCCCACGGCGTTGACCTGGCCGTAGTCCAGGTAATCGAGCATGCGGGCGGTCAGCTTGGCCAGGCCGGGAAAACGATAAGGCCGGCTTGGGGTCGAGGAGCCGCCCACGCCGGGGACGTCGAAGGCAATGACCTCCAGGTCCGGATCCAGGGCCTGGACAAAGGGAAAGACCAGCTCCAGGTTGGCGCCGATTCCGTTGAAGATCAGCAGCGGCGTCAAGTGCGGCTTGCCGGGGCGTACCGCCGTGCGGATGGTCTGTCCATCCAGATCAACGGTGCGAAAGATGAAAGAGTGTGGCATGCCGTAGCCCTGTGAATTGAACCATGGGCAACGCCGTCCTGGGCGTCGTCCGGATTTTCCGAGGCCGGGCCTCGTACCAAGCATAGGGCGTGGCGACGCCTCCTGGCGTCGCATCGTTCAATGCCCGGACTCAGCGCTCGTGGACGTAGGTCCCTGGTGCGGCCTCGGCGGCGGCGTACTTTTTGTTGCCCAGCGTGCTGGGGGCCGCTTTCAGCTCGCCGGAACGCTCCGCCTGCCAGGCTTGCCAGTGCAGCCACCAGGAATCGGTGTGCTTGATCGAGTTTTCCTGCCATTGATCGGGGCAGACGGGGATCTCGGTGCTGGTCATGTAGCGCGCCTTGGGATTGCCCGGCGGATTCAGGATGCTCTGGATATGCCCGCTGCTGGACAGCACGAACTCCACGTTGCCGCCAAACAGTTGCGCCGACTTGTAGCAGGACTTCCACGGGGTGATGTGATCGTTGGTGCCGGCCAGGGAAAAGATATCGGCGGTCACCTGTTTCAGGTCGATGGGTGTGCCGCACACTTCCAGTGCATTGGGGCGCACCAGGGGATTGTTTTTGAACATCTCGATCAGGTCGCCATGGAACGCTGCGGGCAGGCGGGTGGTGTCGTTGTTCCAGAACAGGATGTCGAACACCGGTGGTTCGTTGCCCAGCAGGTAGTTGTTGACCCAGTAGTTCCAGATCAGGTCGTTGGGGCGCATCCAGGCAAACACCTTGGCCATGTCGCGACCTTCGAGCACACCGGCCTGGTAGGAATGGCGCTTGGCCGCTTCCAGGGTCTGCTCGTCGACAAACAGCGCCACCTGGGTATCCAGGGTGGTGTCGAGGACGCTGACCAGCAGGGTCAGGGCATTGACCTTCTTTTCTCCGAGCGCGGCGTAGTGGCCCAGCAGCGCGGTACAGGTGATACCGCCGGAGCAGGCCCCGAGCATGTTCACATCCTTGCTGCCGGTGATGGCGGTGACCACGTCGACCGCCTCCTTCAGGGCCTCGATGTAGGTCGACAGGCCCCATCCCCTGTGTGCCTTGGTGGGGTTGCGCCAGCTGACAATGAAGGTCTGCACGTTGTTGCGCAGGCAGAAGCGCGCCAGGCTCTTGTCCGGGCTGAGGTCGAAGACGTAGAACTTGTTGATCTGGGGCGGCACCACCAGCAGCGGCCGCTCATACACCTGTTCGGTGATCGGCCGGTACTGGATCAGCTCCAGCACATCGTTGCGGAACACCACCGAACCTTCGCTGGTGCCGAGGTTCTTGCCTACTTCAAAGGCGTCCATGTTGACCTGGCTGGGCATGCCGCCGTTCTGCACCAGGTCCTTGGCCAGATGGGACAGGCCGTCCAGCAGGCTCTTGCCGCCGGTTTCGAAGAAGCGCTTGACCGCGGCGGGGTTGGCCATGCTGTTGGTCGGGGCCATGGCTTCGGTCATCAGGTTGATCACGAAGTGGCCGCGGCTGATGTCCTGATCGGACAGGTTGCTGTCGCCGATCCACTCGTGGAGCTCCTTGCGCCACGCCAGGTAGGTTTGCAGATAGCGTTTGTACAGCGGGTTCTGGCTCCAGGCCGGATCGTTGAAGCGACGGTCGTCGCTCTCCGGTTGCAGGGTCGATTTGCCGAATATCACGTTCTTCAGCTCAAGGCCGAAATGGGCGACATGCTTGACGCTGTGGATGGGTTGTTTAATGGCCTGGGTGAGCACCATTCGAGCAGAGGTAAGCAGATCCTTTCTACGCAAGCCGATGACCGGATTGAGCCCCAGTGTGTTTTCCGAGGCTTGGCGTTTCAGGTCATCGATATTCTTGTTACTCATCTACGACGCTCCATTGTCCTGAGACGAGTACCGGACCTGCTGTGCAGTCACACAGCACGATGCCAGGTACTACTGCTCGGGTGACCGTTGATTGCGTACCGCTGCTTTAAAAGTGCAGAGAACTCTGCAGGGAACTTGCCAGTTCCATTGGTTACCCGAGTTTAATTTTTTTCGCAAGCAGGCCATTCATTGGCCATACAGCCCAGCATTCAAACAGATGGAATTAGAAAATGCCCTCTAAACAGCCGGAGGCTCGGACTAGAGCATCAGCTTGATTATCGACTCATTCGGATCGCGGGATTTTCCGGCGGCTTTGAGCTCTGCCAGATAATCGCTCCACAGTTCGTCCTGACGCAGAGCCAACTGATACAGGTAGTCCCAGGTGAACAGTCCACTGTCATGGCCGTCGTCGAAGGTCAATTTCAGTGCGTACTGGCCAGCCGGTTCAACCTTGCTCAGGCCCACGCCGAGCTTGCCGAACTGCAGGATGGGTTTGCCGTGGCCCTGGACCTCGGCGGAGGGGGAGTGCACCCGCAGGAACTCTGCAGGCAAGTGATAGACCTCGTCCGGCCCGTAGGTCAGGGTCAGGGTTTTCGAGGCTTTGTGCAGGTTGATGCCAGAGGGGAGTTTAGTCATGAGGGCAGCTTAAAGCTGCAAGCTACAAGCTACAAGATGACCGCGATCAACTTGCAGCTTGAGGCTTAAAGCTTGTCGCTTAGAGGATATAGCGGGACAGATCTTCGTTCTGCGCCAATTCGCCCAGGTGGCTGTTGACGTAGGCCGCGTCGATGCGGATCGGCTCTTCGCTGTGGGCGCTGGCCAGGTCGCCGGCGCTGAACGACACCTCTTCCAGCAGGCGCTCGAGCAGGGTGTGCAGGCGACGGGCACCGATGTTCTCGGTCTTCTCGTTGACCTGCCAGGCAATCTCCGCCAGGCGCTTGATGCCTTCAGGCAGGAACTCGATGTTCAGGCCTTCGGTCTTGAGCAGCTCACGGTATTGCTCGGTCAGCGAAGCGTGAGGCTCGCTGAGGATGCGCTCGAAATCTTCCGGCGACAGGGCCTTGAGTTCGACGCGGATCGGCAGGCGCCCTTGCAGCTCCGGAACCAGGTCGCTGGGCTTGCTCAGGTGGAAGGCACCGGAAGCGATGAACAGGATGTGGTCGGTCTTGACCATGCCCAGCTTGGTGTTGACGGTGCAGCCTTCGATCAGGGGCAGCAGGTCGCGCTGCACGCCTTCGCGGGACACATCGACGCCGCCGGAGTTGCCGCGCTTGGCCACTTTGTCGATTTCGTCGATGAACACGATGCCGTGTTGCTCGACCGCTTCCAGGGCCTTGGTCTTCAACTCTTCGTCGTTGACCAGGCGGCTGGCCTCTTCATCCCGTACCAGCTTCAGCGCTTCCTTGACCTTGAGC
This genomic stretch from Pseudomonas sp. Os17 harbors:
- a CDS encoding gamma-butyrobetaine hydroxylase-like domain-containing protein codes for the protein MTKLPSGINLHKASKTLTLTYGPDEVYHLPAEFLRVHSPSAEVQGHGKPILQFGKLGVGLSKVEPAGQYALKLTFDDGHDSGLFTWDYLYQLALRQDELWSDYLAELKAAGKSRDPNESIIKLML
- the hslU gene encoding ATP-dependent protease ATPase subunit HslU, giving the protein MSMTPREIVHELNRHIIGQDDAKRAVAIALRNRWRRMQLPAELRVEVTPKNILMIGPTGVGKTEIARRLAKLANAPFIKVEATKFTEVGYVGRDVESIIRDLADAAIKMFREQEMIRVRHRAEDAAEERILDALLPPARMGFSSDEAPAQDSNTRQLFRKRLREGQLDDKEIEIEVAEVTGVDISAPPGMEEMTNQLQNLFANMGKGKRKSRKLKVKEALKLVRDEEASRLVNDEELKTKALEAVEQHGIVFIDEIDKVAKRGNSGGVDVSREGVQRDLLPLIEGCTVNTKLGMVKTDHILFIASGAFHLSKPSDLVPELQGRLPIRVELKALSPEDFERILSEPHASLTEQYRELLKTEGLNIEFLPEGIKRLAEIAWQVNEKTENIGARRLHTLLERLLEEVSFSAGDLASAHSEEPIRIDAAYVNSHLGELAQNEDLSRYIL